The Medicago truncatula cultivar Jemalong A17 chromosome 7, MtrunA17r5.0-ANR, whole genome shotgun sequence genome includes the window atccaataatttggaacttcatcatcttaatcaacttagaccgactcatgcagcttagttaaataacaacagcaacacaacagtatacaaaaacagcatgacataataatatcaaatgcaagtcaacaacgtctcaattattcacatataattcaagtaatgcatatacaattatatcacaatataacaacatcaaataataatcaacatcttaaaacatcatatatacatataacacttcatcaatcatggacaatatcgtattcacaaacatatacatacatatactaattcatcaatcataatcaattattcactgtgacctacgttcagtaatttgacaataactcaaattctataaatccttttgaattcaaaccaacggcattagaaagctaacatttatacctacaactttcgtgtttacacctaagaccaattctgtaccaatcaataccagttttcatttcaaattcggacaaagttgtgctgaaattcataaaaattcacggTGACCtatgtgcagtaatttgaccttaactcataaaccaaaattcattttcaagtcaaaccgacgccactggaaagctaacacaattatctacaacttccatgtttacaccaaaggctaattcaaaacagaaacgtgtgaaaaagacgcaagaacatggaAAAAAGACATGCTGTCacagagcaactcgggaaaaacacacttttcaccccaaaatcccaattttaacttccctatgcccaaatttgatgccaaagtttgtctaaatatttatatacatcaaaagagactcaaaaccacataaaacttgacccaaaacattattttagaaaatcatcaaataatcacttttaaccctaattcccaaattctcaaaaactaaaacctacaacatgttaaatccaatttttcagaatcaatgacttaagattattgaatgttagtcccacccttaccttatagatgaaaatcgcagcactcctaggtcttctccctcctctcggctttttctccattttctccaaaattgatcctacgttatgttttttctaaattaggtttctcctatttataacccttttttctattttatcttatttctctttctcccccaaaactctctaaaatctcataacaaactctcaactcaatcttatttctattttcaaatcttaatctattaaataacaacataagccacttaataaatcacataatcaaataaatatattttaaactctttttaataaattttagactcaattaaataattaaataaatcaaataattcaaagagggcgttacaaataCAACACGTATCTGGCGCCTAGTCGCAAAGAGTTGCAGTCCTTGACCCAGAAGGACAAAGAATCATTCAAAGAGTATGCACAACGCTTCATCCAGAAGGCCTCCCAGATTCGTCCGCCCTTGGATGAAAGGGAATTATCTGAGATGTTCTATGAGACTCTGAGCCCTTGCTATTCAGAGAAAATGATTGTTTGTGCATCACAGAAATTCACCGACCTGGTAGAGACGGGGATACGTATTGAGGATTGGGCTCGTAAGGGAGCTGGTTCTTCAGGTGGTTCTGCAGGAAGTTCGTCTAATGGTAACAAGAAGTTTGGTAATGGTTACTCAAAAAGGAATGCTCAAGAAGTCGGCATGGTGGCCCATGGCGGATCTCAGCCTGTGTACCCTAATCATCCTTATGTTGCTAACATTACCCCACAAATGACCGCTCCCCAGAACCCAAATTATCAACCACCAAGACCTCAAGGACCTTCACCATACTATCCACCACTATATCAACTACCATACAACCCACAACAATTCCCtcaacaaccataccaacaaagGCCACAATACCCCCCACAACAACAACCCCGTCCTCAAGCTCCCTACAATCAGCAgaatcaaaaacaacaatttgatCTCATACCAATGACTTATGGAGCATTACTGCCTTCCTTGCTCGCGCAAAACCTGGTTCACACACTACCACCCCCTCGCATTCCAGATCCTCTCCCACGCTGGTACCGTCCTGAACTTCATTGTGTTTATCATCAAGGGGCAGCAGGTCACGATGTGGAACGTTGTTATGCCCTCAAGAAAGAGGTCCAAAAACTGCTCAATAGCAAAGAGTTAACTTTCGCCGACCCTGATCATGTTGCCCAAAACAATCCTCTGCCTCCCCGTGGGCCTGTTGTTAATATGATTCAAGACTGTCAGGAAGATGCCTGCATTCTCTACGCATGTGACATCAAGACCCCTTTGGTACCGATACATGTGAAAATGTGTGAAGTAGCTCTCTTCAGTCACGATCACGAGGCTTGTGATGTGTGTTCGGTAGATCCTCGTGGTTGCATGCAAGTCCAAAATGATGTGCAAGGTCTCCTAGATAAAAAGGAACTTGTGGTTACAAAGGAAATCAAGAGCAAAAGTGTTTGTGTTGTCACCCCAATAATCAGAGCTAGGAGGCTGCTTGTGATAAACCCTAACGGTGCAAAGCCCGCTGGCACTCCTCTGGTAATCTGTGTCCCTAGGCCTGTACCTCCTTCCTCTCAGAAAGCCGTACCTTACAAATATGAAGGCACAATTCTAGAACCCGGAAGTGAAACGACCTCATCCTCTGTTGTGGACAATATTGCCGAGAGTAGTCAGATTTTGAGAAGCGGCCGCGTTCTTCCTGCTGTGGTTCAGAAAAGCACTAATATTTCGGTCGAAGAAACAGTAAAGGAGCGGAACACAGGTAAAGGTAGAGTTGGAGAGCATCCCAAAGAGATTGACTATGAGGATGCTGATGAAATCTTAAAGCTGATCAAGAGGAGCGAGTACAGGGTTGTGGACCAGTTGTTACAAACCCCTGCAAAGATTTCCATTATGTCTCTGTTATCAAGCTCTGGTGCTCACCGAGATGCCCTGAAGAAAGTACTAGACCAGGcttttgtggattatgatgtgaCTTTGGGCCAGTTTGAAAGTATTGTGGGGAATGTGACCGCATGTAACAGTCTgagtttcagtgatgaagaccTCCCAGCGGAGGGGAAGAAGCACAATCAGGCATTACTCATCTCTGTACTTTGCAGAACAGACTCCTTATCCAATGTTCTAATAGACACCGGCTCTGCTCTTAATGTGATGCACAAATCAACCCTTGATCAATTGACATATTCCGAGGCTCTCTTGAGGCCCAGTAAGGTGACGGTGAGGGCATTTGATGAGACCAGAAGATCAGTATATGGTGAGATAGATTTGCCCATCTCAGTAGGCCCACATGAGTTTCAGGTTACTTTTCAAGTCATGGATATCCAGGCTTCTTTCAGCTGTTTGCTTGGCAAACCATGGATTCATGACGCTGGGGCAGTGACATCCACTCTCCACCAGAAGCTGAAATTTGTAAGCCATGGAAAGCTCATTACTGTGAGTGGCGAGTCAGCCTTTTTGATCAGCAATTTGTCTGCTTTCTCTGTTATTGGTGGTAGTAGTTCAGACGAGTCATCATTCCAAGGGTTCTCTGCTGAAGGAAGTGTAGGTAAGATTGAGACTTGTATGGCTTCGTTGAAGGACGCACAGAGGGTAATCCAGGAAAGCAAAACCGAAGGTTGGGGTCAGCTAGTGGAGTTACCAGAGAACAAGCGCAAGGAAGGGGTTGGTTTTCTTAACAGTAGGTCTGGGATGTTTGACCCTACCGAAGGCTCTTTCTGCAGTGCAGGATTCATCCACGATTCACCAGAGATCAATGCAATTACCGATGATGCGCCTTGAGGAGTGGCACCTGTCTTTGTAACACCTGGAGGAGCCTGCTGCAACTGGATTGCTGTAGACATTCCTTCTGCGATACCCCGTTCTAAGTAATATGTTTgccttgtttgttttttttttaagaaaactcctttCGTCCTGCCCAAGGCAAAAGTGAATTCATGTAGGGCTTTGTTTTTGCTTCCattacttttattatgaatgaaaatcGCTGTTTCTGTCACAGCCTTTATTaccttacttttatttttttttattttttattttttatttttggtgctttttctggaaaaaatggtaatataaaaatccaaaaaaatcgttctctttttcttttaaatttcaaaatcaaagttCTGGATTTGctcattaaaatcaatcatgaatcatgtgcAGACTGAACATAAGCGagcccgttgaacacagtaaccccATGCTTCCTCCCAACTTTGAGGTCCCGGTTTACGAGGCTATGGTAGAGGAGGATGAGGAGATTCCCGATGAGATTAAATGGATGTTGgaacaagaaagaaagacaaTTCAGCCTCATCAGGAAGAGATAGAAATCATCAATCTGGGTACTGaggaagacaagaaagaaattAAGATCGGGGCATTGTTGGAGGTATCTGTTAAGGGAAGAGTAATTGAGCTTCTCAGAGAATATGCCGATATATTTGCATGGTCATACAAGGACATGCCGGGTCTAGACCCTGATGTTGTGGAACACAGACTGCCTTTGAAGCCTGAGTGTCCTCCGGTaaagcagaaattgagaagatctcatcccgagatggccctcaagatcaaagaggaagtgCGCAAACAGATTGATGCAGGTTTCCTGGTCACATCAGAGTACCCTCAGTGGTTGGCCAACATAGTGCCcgttccaaagaaagatggcaaagtcagaatgtgtgttgattacCGGGACTTGAACAAGGCTAGTCCGAAGGATAATTTCCCATTACCTCACATTGATGTATTGGTTGATAACACTGCTAAATGCAAGgttttctccttcatggacggtttctccggttataatcagataaAGATGGCTccggaagatagagaaaagacgtctttcatcACACCTTGGGGCGCTTACTGCTACTTagtgatgccatttgggttgataaatgctggtgccactTACCAAAGGGGCATGACCAAAATCTTTCATgatatgattcacaaagaaatcgAGGTCTACGtagatgatatgattgttaagTCTGGCacagaagaagaacatgttgagtatttgttgaagatgtttcagcagttgagaaagtacaagctccggttgaatcctaacaaatgtactttCGGTGTCAGATCTGGTAAACTCCTAGGCTTTATCGTCAGTCAAAAGGGTATTGAAGTTGATCCCGACAAGGTCAGAGCCATCAGAGAAATGCCTGTTCcaaagacagagaagcaagtcaaaGGTTTTCTTGGTAGACTTAATTATATCTCCAGATTTATCTCTCACATGACTGCCACATGTGGACCAATTTTCAAGTTACTCCGCAAGGATCAAGGGGTGAAGTGGAATGTTGATTGTCAGAAGGCTTTTGATCAAATCAAAGAATATCTATTAGAACCTCCAATTCTTGTTCCTCCAGTTGACGGaagacctttgatcatgtatttaacagTACTGGAAGATTCCATGGGCTGTGTGTTGgatcaacaagatgaaaccggaaagaaagagcacgcTATCTCCTATTTGAGTAAGAAGTTCACTGATTGTGAGTCCCGATATTCTATACTTGAgaaaacttgttgtgctttagccTGGGCTGTCAAGCGTCTCAGTCAttaacttggttgatatccaagaTGGATCCtatcaagtacatatttgagaagccAACTTTAACTGGAAGGATTGCTCGATGGCAGATgttattgtccgagtatgatattGTGTATCGCACCCAGaaagcaatcaaaggtagcatcttGGCAGACCATTTGGCCCATCAACCAATTGAAGACTATCAACCAATCAAGTTTGACTTCCCAGATGAAGAGGTCATGTATCTAAAAGCGAAAGATTGTGATGAACCGGTGTTCGGTGAAGGTCCTGATCCTGAATCCGAATGGGGTTTGATTTTTGACGGGGCCGTTAATGTCTATGGTAGTGGAATTGGTGCAGTCCTCATTACCCCTAAGGgtactcacatcccttttactgcAAGGATACGATTTGATTGTACAAACAATATCGCTGAATATGAAGCTTGCATCATGGGTATCGAAGAAGCCATCGATTTGAGGATTAAGAAAATTGTcatctatggagattcagctctcgtgattaaccagatcaaaggagAATGGGAAACTCGTCATCCTGGATTGATCCCCTACAGAGATTATGCAAGACGATTGctgactttcttcaacaaagtagAGCTACACCATGTGCCCCGtgatgagaatcaaatggcGGATGCTTTAGCTACTCTATCCTCAATGATCAAAGTGAATGGTCATAATACTGTACCAGTAATCAATGTTCAATTCCTCGACCGACCTGCTTATGTGTTTGCGGCCGAAGCAGTTGATGATGACAAGCCATGGTATCATGATATCCAAGTCTTCCTTCAAACTCAAAAATACCCGCCTGGGGcatccaacaaagacaagaagaccttgagaaagTTGTCAAGCCGATTCTTCCTCAACGAAGATGTTTTGTATAAGAGGAACTTTGATGGGGTCCTACTCAGATGCGTGAATAAGCATGAAGCAGAAGAGTTGATGCATGAGATACATGAAGGCTCTTTCGGTACTACTGGATAACAATGCACGCTGATTGCTACAATCATGCCAAgagatgccacaaatgtcaaatctatgctgacaaGATTCATATACCACCATCTATGCTCAATGTCATCTCTTCCCCGTGGCccttctctatgtggggcattgacatgattggtCGGATTGAACCAAAAGCTTCCAATGGGCATCGCTTCATATTAGTGGCTATCGATtatttcaccaagtgggttgaagcagcatcttacgccaatgtgaccaagcaggtAGTGGTCAgatttatcatgaacaacatcatcagCCGCTACGGTGTTCCCAACAGAATCATCACAGACAATGGCACAAATCTGAATAACAACATGATGAAAGAGTTGTGCGATGACTTCAAGATTCAACATCACAATTCTTCTCCTTACAGACCACAGATGAATGGGGCAGTTGAAGCTACAAACAAGAACATCAAGAAGATCATACAGAAGATGGTAgttacttacaaggactggcatgaaatGTTACCTTACGCTTTGTATGGATATCGTACCTCAGTGCGAACCTcgacaggggcaacccctttctctttggTATATGGTATGGAGGCTGTACTACCTGTAGAGGTTGAGATTCCTTCTTTAAGAGTCTTGATGGAAGCTGAATTGTCTgaagctgaatggtgccagagcaagtacgaccagttgaatttgattgaggaaaaacgtatggttGCTTTGTGTCATGGACAGCTATATCAGTCAAGGATGAAACAAGCATTCGATAAAGGAGTCCATCCCCGTGAATTCAAGGAAGGAGATCTTGTGGTCAAATGTATCAAATCCTTTCAACCAGATCCTAGGGGCAAATGGACGCCAAACTATGAAGGTCCCTACGTGGTGAAGAGAGCGttctctggtggtgctttaattcttacaaatatggatggagaggagttacctcgtcctgtgaattctgatgcagtcaagaaatactttgtttaaatatataaaagaacagctcggtaggtcgaaaacctgaaagggcggcttaaaccaaaaatgagcgtctcgatggatcgaaaacccgaaagggcggtccaggcaaaaattagagacaaaaaaaaaaaaaaaaaaaaaaaaaaaagaaattatcctgatagatcgaaaacccgcaagggcgatctatgcaaaaattaaggatcgAGACAAGTAACTGCATCAGATGAAACATCACTCGCCCGAGACACCTTGACTGTCAGAAGTTCTCTAATATTGAAGCATCCAAACTGTGGAATTCAAAGTGGTTAAGAAGTAtagcggttattgtgttcaatgtacctgtCTCATATAATTACCATATTCCAACTCTTTGTAATCTGTGGTGCCATGCCTTTGGCCGGTTACCATTtctattaaatcaatttgagcttgtgcctctttgttggaattcttgtttattctatgtgcaaaaaaaatctttctttcgtTTTTATTATTAGTACTTGAAGCAAAAACTTTGAAAACCTTTCTAaggattttatgttttctttcaaaaaaaaaacaaaaaacaaacaaaaatgacaaacatattatctttaaaaacaGGTATCACATAAGTATGTGTCAACAGTTGGTCCGAAACAAGCAGGTTCAACAAAGGagaaatagtcattgcaaaaaaagaaaaaaaaagcgccctagtggatcgaaaacccgaaagggtgatccaggtaaaaattaggggcatacaaaaagagaaaaagaaaaatatctccccggtggatcgaaaatccgaaaggacgatccaggcaaaagttagggatttcaaaaatatatacaaaaggcAATGACTGTTCAAGCATGAAAATACGGTGTTGCATTggtgaaatggcgacttctacccCAGTTTGTGAGGACGTACCCCAACAGTATGTTTAAGGGCTATACCCCAACAATGGTTGATTCATCCCCCGTGACTTTATCCCCAATGAAGGTTTC containing:
- the LOC112416604 gene encoding uncharacterized protein, whose amino-acid sequence is MLAAEQENAQLREELVNLKGEMERMAIMMETMMAEREQAAISNSTPVVVVTVAPEGPPQPSPTTTTTIGLTQPLMTDFSSGNMATMGNSGFRPLGPQGLFSTPQYSMPPGYPWGMPLAANGVFRPSATEMPFAHGQQTSPFSQMGQLFPQAAMTQAGPTVHVEPQQEEQIYHSDSVMGDDKAVNWEERFRALEKEMSNMRGKEVVVQSIYDLCLVPDVDIPPKFKMPVFEKYQGDSCPQNHLTMYITKMIAYRNNVPLLIHCFQDSLTGPAHTWFMGLKGITTFEQLADAFMQQYKYWRYKYNTYLAPSRKELQSLTQKDKESFKEYAQRFIQKASQIRPPLDERELSEMFYETLSPCYSEKMIVCASQKFTDLVETGIRIEDWARKGAGSSGGSAGSSSNGNKKFGNGYSKRNAQEVGMVAHGGSQPVYPNHPYVANITPQMTAPQNPNYQPPRPQGPSPYYPPLYQLPYNPQQFPQQPYQQRPQYPPQQQPRPQAPYNQQNQKQQFDLIPMTYGALLPSLLAQNLVHTLPPPRIPDPLPRWYRPELHCVYHQGAAGHDVERCYALKKEVQKLLNSKELTFADPDHVAQNNPLPPRGPVVNMIQDCQEDACILYACDIKTPLVPIHVKMCEVALFSHDHEACDVCSVDPRGCMQVQNDVQGLLDKKELVVTKEIKSKSVCVVTPIIRARRLLVINPNGAKPAGTPLVICVPRPVPPSSQKAVPYKYEGTILEPGSETTSSSVVDNIAESSQILRSGRVLPAVVQKSTNISVEETVKERNTGKGRVGEHPKEIDYEDADEILKLIKRSEYRVVDQLLQTPAKISIMSLLSSSGAHRDALKKVLDQAFVDYDVTLGQFESIVGNVTACNSLSFSDEDLPAEGKKHNQALLISVLCRTDSLSNVLIDTGSALNVMHKSTLDQLTYSEALLRPSKVTVRAFDETRRSVYGEIDLPISVGPHEFQVTFQVMDIQASFSCLLGKPWIHDAGAVTSTLHQKLKFVSHGKLITVSGESAFLISNLSAFSVIGGSSSDESSFQGFSAEGSVGKIETCMASLKDAQRVIQESKTEGWGQLVELPENKRKEGVGFLNSRSGMFDPTEGSFCSAGFIHDSPEINAITDDAP